A genome region from Candidatus Poribacteria bacterium includes the following:
- a CDS encoding DUF1493 family protein encodes MDPELYAISEEKLNPDTLLIDLGIAGDDGYELLETFCEEFDIQNTCEINPYEYFGGEGCNLFQGYVDLYYLLFHREKLREADCCTPLYLRDLVKSAEVKRWIPPEGT; translated from the coding sequence ATGGATCCCGAACTTTACGCGATATCAGAGGAAAAACTCAATCCAGACACGTTATTAATCGACTTAGGGATAGCTGGTGACGATGGTTATGAACTGCTTGAGACGTTTTGTGAAGAATTCGATATCCAAAATACGTGTGAGATTAATCCCTATGAATATTTCGGTGGAGAGGGGTGCAATCTGTTTCAAGGGTATGTGGATCTCTATTACTTATTATTTCACAGAGAAAAGCTAAGAGAGGCTGATTGTTGCACACCGCTTTACTTGCGGGATTTAGTAAAATCGGCTGAAGTGAAAAGGTGGATACCACCGGAGGGAACATAA